One segment of Oncorhynchus keta strain PuntledgeMale-10-30-2019 unplaced genomic scaffold, Oket_V2 Un_contig_1599_pilon_pilon, whole genome shotgun sequence DNA contains the following:
- the LOC118373885 gene encoding transmembrane protein 244-like isoform X2 — translation MLLCLVIFYSLYYMIGSVCFGAFRLDHFDGLIPFDFKTEPTDLESNSKYLVNLLSMELTYFCSGLLFAAVVRRWVWDYALTVTLLHVLLTSLVMLEFPLVWQWWLALGSGLFLMICNGQLIAYFTCQSDQSYPTFNSY, via the exons ATGCTGCTGTGCCTCGTCATATTCTACTCTCTCTACTACATGATTGGGAGTGTGTGTTTCGGCGCGTTCAG GTTGGATCACTTTGATGGACTTATTCCCTTTGACTTTAAGACTGAACCAACCGATTTGGAGTCCAACTCCAAATACCTGG TGAACCTGCTGTCCATGGAGTTGACCTATTTCTGCAGTGGTCTGCTGTTTGCAGCCGTGGTGAGGAGATGGGTCTGGGACTACGCTCTCACAGTCACACTACTGCACGTACTACTCACCAGCCTGG TGATGTTGGAGTTTCCCTTGGTATGGCAGTGGTGGCTGGCCCTTG GCAGCGGGTTGTTTCTGATGATCTGTAACGGTCAGCTGATAGCTTACTTCACCTGCCAGAGTGACCAGAGTTACCCCACCTTCAACAGCtactga
- the LOC118373881 gene encoding serine/threonine-protein kinase Sgk1-like yields MKGIVSFFTGKKGGFSNFLHKLVPDYQIIQQVKPSDIHYLKVIGKGSFGTVVSVRHRQSGSMYAVKVLQEQVILRKKEFNPRYPPIRDLKPENTLLDSGGHVVLTDFGLCKEGMSVGGTMQMFCGTPEYLAPEALLGHTCCGAVDWWGLGSVLYERLHGLPPFYSRSKAEMFENILHAPLQLHRSVSQSARTLLQNLLKRDCTKRLGGEHDLVSTPHYPTWHRVLSHTCKSTYTHPYTH; encoded by the exons ATGAAAGGGATTGTGTCATTTTTTACTG GGAAGAAAGGGGGCTTCAGCAACTTCCTGCACAAACTGGTGCCCGACTACCAAATCATTCAGCA GGTGAAGCCTTCTGATATCCACTACCTGAAGGTCATCGGCAAAGGAAGCTTTGGGACG GTGGTGTCagtgagacacagacagagtggaAGTATGTACGCTGTAAAGGTTCTACAGGAACAGGTCATACTGAGGAAGAAAGAA TTTAACCCTCGGTACCCCCCCATTAGAGACCTGAAGCCAGAGAACACCCTATTGGACAGTGGAGGTCATGTGGTTCTGACGGATTTCGGGCTGTGTAAAGAGGGCATGTCTGTGGGTGGAACTATGCAAATGTTCTGTGGAACCCCTGAATATCTGGCGCCAGAGGCGCTGTTAGGCCACACCTGCTGTGGAGCTGTGGACTGGTGGGGGCTGGGTAGTGTACTTTATGAGAGGCTTCATGGACTG cccCCGTTCTACAGTCGCAGTAAGGCCGAGATGTTTGAGAACATCCTTCACGCCCCCCTGCAGCTCCATAGAAGTGTGTCCCAGTCTGCCCGGACTCTGCTGCAGAACCTGCTGAAGAGAGACTGTACCAAACGCCTTGGGGGGGAACATGACCTTGTAAGCACCCCCCATTACCCCACCTGGCACAGAGTGCTGTCACATACATGCAagtccacatacacacacccatacacacattgA
- the LOC118373885 gene encoding transmembrane protein 244-like isoform X3, with protein MAFRGKVADTRTVLVHMLLCLVIFYSLYYMIGSVCFGAFRLDHFDGLIPFDFKTEPTDLESNSKYLVNLLSMELTYFCSGLLFAAVVRRWVWDYALTVTLLHVLLTSLVMLEFPLVWQWWLALAGCF; from the exons ATGGCCTTCAGGGGTAAAGTGGCCGACACGAGG acagtgCTTGTGCACATGCTGCTGTGCCTCGTCATATTCTACTCTCTCTACTACATGATTGGGAGTGTGTGTTTCGGCGCGTTCAG GTTGGATCACTTTGATGGACTTATTCCCTTTGACTTTAAGACTGAACCAACCGATTTGGAGTCCAACTCCAAATACCTGG TGAACCTGCTGTCCATGGAGTTGACCTATTTCTGCAGTGGTCTGCTGTTTGCAGCCGTGGTGAGGAGATGGGTCTGGGACTACGCTCTCACAGTCACACTACTGCACGTACTACTCACCAGCCTGG TGATGTTGGAGTTTCCCTTGGTATGGCAGTGGTGGCTGGCCCTTG CGGGTTGTTTCTGA
- the LOC118373885 gene encoding transmembrane protein 244-like isoform X1, with protein MAFRGKVADTRTVLVHMLLCLVIFYSLYYMIGSVCFGAFRLDHFDGLIPFDFKTEPTDLESNSKYLVNLLSMELTYFCSGLLFAAVVRRWVWDYALTVTLLHVLLTSLVMLEFPLVWQWWLALGSGLFLMICNGQLIAYFTCQSDQSYPTFNSY; from the exons ATGGCCTTCAGGGGTAAAGTGGCCGACACGAGG acagtgCTTGTGCACATGCTGCTGTGCCTCGTCATATTCTACTCTCTCTACTACATGATTGGGAGTGTGTGTTTCGGCGCGTTCAG GTTGGATCACTTTGATGGACTTATTCCCTTTGACTTTAAGACTGAACCAACCGATTTGGAGTCCAACTCCAAATACCTGG TGAACCTGCTGTCCATGGAGTTGACCTATTTCTGCAGTGGTCTGCTGTTTGCAGCCGTGGTGAGGAGATGGGTCTGGGACTACGCTCTCACAGTCACACTACTGCACGTACTACTCACCAGCCTGG TGATGTTGGAGTTTCCCTTGGTATGGCAGTGGTGGCTGGCCCTTG GCAGCGGGTTGTTTCTGATGATCTGTAACGGTCAGCTGATAGCTTACTTCACCTGCCAGAGTGACCAGAGTTACCCCACCTTCAACAGCtactga